One part of the Vicia villosa cultivar HV-30 ecotype Madison, WI linkage group LG6, Vvil1.0, whole genome shotgun sequence genome encodes these proteins:
- the LOC131613779 gene encoding uncharacterized protein LOC131613779: protein MESLHMLECILLSISNNELLSDRNPCFSIIQLLQLSLRKSLLQLRVLCLASEGSVIVPWPFTNNSGIISKLDSLAGADEYHAYNDGEENDGEEEERQLVQERKNQQQSLKQGTNANNARKFNGGTYGVSNSENMCGSTFDPFPHSSEPVANNSTSIPSSEGSHDRRKIIFVEAVSNPRRFVPQNVTRDIISRVITRMPIPAEKWKNYPIEAKDELFKDFMDKYKFTSDYDRNMARTVWERTCLDRYPDHLKNARKIALREVNSTNLVDTKGHGPKGMKAEVWDGLVDIWLKPEWKKKSDANRCNKAALPDAVLHTGGSINLGEHKKRMEEELKHTVSFRDVYARVHKKKDGEYVSQRSKLFVESYDMAILEKYGEDSSTHPMIDPKVWVKVSGQKKTRHTFMDRSLDVRRTMSAPFVDVTSHSRTMEEDIKKAVDKAMTSFVQTQLAPMLEPILSLIRSMPKAPMQSEVPEKTHGDTR, encoded by the exons atggaaagtttacATATGCTGGAATGTATTTTATTGTCTATATCAAACAATGAGCTCC TCTCCGATCGGAATCCCTGCTTCTCTATCATACAGCTGCTGCAACTTTCTCTTCGAAAATCGCTTCTTCAACTGAGAGTTTTGTGTCTTGCATCTGAAG GTAGTGTCATTGTACCGTGGCCTTTCACCAACAATTCTGGCATTATTTCCAAATTGGACA GTCTAGCTGGTGCTGATGAATACCATGCTTATAATGATGGTGAAGAAAATGACGGTGAAGAAGAAGAGAGGCAGCTCGTTCAAGAGAGAAAAAATCAACAACAATCACTCAAACAAGGAACTAATGCAAATAATGCAAGAAAATTTAATGGAGGAACTTATGGAGTTTCAAACAGTGAGAATATGTGTGGCTCTACTTTTGATCCTTTCCCACACTCTTCTGAACCAGTTGCTAACAACTCAACTTCAATACCCTCAAGTGAAGGATCTCATGATAGGAGAAAAATTATATTTGTTGAGGCAGTCTCTAACCC GAGGAGGTTTGTTCCTCAAAACGTTACTCGTGATATTATTTCTAGGGTGATCACAAGGATGCCTATTCCAGCTGAAAAGTGGAAAAATTATCCGATTGAAGCAAAGGATGAGTTATTTAAGGATTTTATG GATAAATATAAATTCACATCCGATTATGATCGTAATATGGCAAGAACTGTATGGGAAAGAACATGCTTGGATCGGTATCCCGATCActtaaaaaatgcaagaaaaatAGCTTTACGAGAAGTGAACTCAACAAATTTGGTCGACACTAAGGGTCATGGTCCGAAAGGAATGAAGGCAGAGGTATGGGACGGTTTGGTTGACATTTGGTTGAAACCAGAGTGGAAGAAGAAATCCGATGCAAATCGTTGTAACAAGGCTGCCTTACCTGATGCGGTGTTGCACACAGGAGGTTCAATAAACTTAGGTGAACATAagaaaaggatg GAGGAGGAGTTGAAACATACAGTTTCGTTTAGAGACGTGTATGCTCGAGTTCATAAGAAAAAAGATGGAGAATATGTCTCTCAACGATCGAAGTTATTTGTT GAGTCATATGACATGGCTATATTGGAAAAGTATGGAGAAGACTCTTCCACTCATCCGATGATTGATCCTAAAGTGTGGGTAAAAGTTTCTGGCCAGAAAAAGACAAGGCATACATTTATGGATCGTAGCTTAGATGTTAGAAGAACTATGTCTGCCCCATTTGTTGATGTCACTAGTCATTCCAGAACCATGGAGGAAGATATCAAGAAAGCTGTGGATAAGGCAATGACTTCTTTTGTTCAAACACAGTTGGCGCCAATGTTGGAGCCAATTCTTTCATTGATTCGATCCATGCCAAAAGCACCCATGCAAAGTGAAGTACCTGAAAAAACTCATGGAGACACAAGGTGA